The Burkholderia pyrrocinia genome includes a window with the following:
- a CDS encoding phosphohydrolase: MSSAHTCAPADDEVAGVRIPRTPMAIEAADAACASLPRVITDHACRVFVLASLAARRAGETCDADALYVAAMYANMGLSTAYGRSTERYELDSADAAQAFLLRHQTSQPMRDDVWRAIALHTTPGVAARVSPLARALASAVSTDLMATDFDAYSADERRALLAAYPRGDGFSDAFLDAIARGVAHRPASTFGTWSADVLERADPDFHRPNFCGRVLGARWKDA, encoded by the coding sequence ATGAGTTCTGCGCACACCTGCGCACCGGCCGATGACGAAGTCGCCGGCGTCCGCATTCCCCGGACGCCGATGGCGATCGAAGCCGCCGACGCGGCATGCGCGTCGCTGCCGCGGGTGATCACCGACCACGCATGCCGCGTGTTCGTCCTCGCGTCGCTAGCCGCGCGCCGTGCAGGCGAGACCTGCGATGCCGATGCGCTGTACGTGGCCGCGATGTACGCGAACATGGGATTGAGTACCGCGTACGGCCGCTCGACCGAGCGCTACGAGCTCGACAGCGCCGATGCCGCGCAGGCGTTCCTGCTGCGCCATCAGACGTCGCAGCCCATGCGCGACGACGTGTGGCGCGCGATCGCGCTGCATACGACGCCCGGCGTGGCCGCGCGCGTGTCGCCGCTCGCGCGTGCGTTGGCGTCCGCCGTATCGACCGACCTGATGGCAACCGATTTCGACGCGTATTCGGCCGACGAGCGGCGGGCGCTGCTCGCCGCGTACCCGCGCGGCGACGGGTTCAGCGACGCGTTCCTCGATGCGATCGCGCGCGGGGTCGCGCACCGGCCGGCGTCGACGTTCGGCACGTGGAGCGCCGACGTGCTCGAGCGCGCCGATCCGGATTTTCACCGGCCCAATTTCTGCGGACGCGTGCTGGGCGCGCGCTGGAAGGACGCCTGA
- a CDS encoding alkene reductase translates to MSSLLSHYDLRGLPLPNRVVMGPMTRSRAPSRGQPTELMAEYYAQRASAGLIVTEATNVSPASASFELTPGLVTDRQAAGWKQITDAVHANGGRIFAQLWHGGRVSSLTLLGGDAPLSPSGVNDDLEQLQVWAQLQNGYYTKIHATPSRAMTTDEVAGTVDEFRQAAIRAMAAGFDGVEIHAANGYLPHQFLSSTLNRRDDLYGGSVANRARFLEEIVDAVGGVMPLARVGVRISPYAKYNNVRDANPDATYAYVGRMLDEAGVAYLHAADTNGWSGEPDLPRIVENTRKTFGGTLIVNGGIAPDAANALIDAGDADLVAFARAYIANPDLVERLAANAPLAAPKTVGWYGGDRAGYVDYARHDAAGRNA, encoded by the coding sequence ATGTCTTCCCTGCTCAGCCACTACGATCTGCGCGGCCTGCCGCTTCCCAACCGTGTCGTGATGGGGCCGATGACGCGTTCGCGCGCGCCGTCGCGCGGCCAGCCGACCGAACTCATGGCCGAGTACTACGCGCAGCGCGCGTCCGCCGGCCTGATCGTGACCGAAGCGACCAACGTCAGCCCGGCCTCCGCGTCATTCGAGCTGACGCCGGGGCTCGTCACCGACCGGCAGGCGGCCGGCTGGAAGCAGATCACGGACGCGGTCCATGCGAACGGCGGCCGCATCTTCGCGCAGTTGTGGCACGGCGGCCGGGTGAGCTCGCTGACGCTGCTCGGCGGCGACGCGCCGCTGTCGCCGTCCGGCGTCAACGACGATCTCGAGCAGTTGCAGGTGTGGGCACAGTTGCAGAACGGCTATTACACGAAGATTCACGCGACGCCGTCGCGTGCGATGACGACGGACGAAGTCGCCGGCACGGTCGACGAATTCCGCCAGGCGGCCATCCGCGCGATGGCGGCCGGCTTCGACGGCGTCGAGATCCATGCGGCCAACGGCTACCTGCCGCACCAGTTCCTGTCGTCGACGCTGAACCGCCGCGACGACCTTTACGGCGGCTCGGTCGCGAACCGCGCGCGCTTCCTCGAGGAAATCGTCGACGCGGTCGGCGGCGTGATGCCGCTCGCCCGCGTGGGCGTGCGCATCTCGCCGTACGCGAAGTACAACAACGTGCGCGACGCGAATCCGGATGCGACGTACGCGTATGTCGGCCGCATGCTCGACGAAGCCGGCGTCGCCTATCTGCACGCGGCGGACACCAACGGCTGGAGCGGCGAGCCCGACCTGCCGCGCATCGTCGAGAACACGCGCAAGACGTTCGGCGGCACGCTGATCGTCAACGGCGGCATTGCGCCGGATGCCGCGAATGCGCTGATCGATGCGGGCGACGCCGATCTCGTCGCGTTCGCGCGCGCGTATATCGCCAACCCCGATCTCGTCGAACGCCTCGCGGCGAACGCGCCGCTTGCCGCGCCGAAGACGGTCGGCTGGTATGGCGGCGACCGCGCGGGATACGTCGACTATGCGCGTCACGACGCGGCGGGCCGGAACGCCTGA